The proteins below are encoded in one region of Syntrophotalea carbinolica DSM 2380:
- a CDS encoding EAL domain-containing protein, translating to MRVAFALAALCLLAIPCAASNILILHSYHRGYAWTDSIKAGMEEILKKEVPEAELFVENLDTKRHPPEQIFERLKQFLSKKYAGKIFDIILCSDDNALDFLMAYRQELFPGVPVVFCGINDFDTARIADHQDITGVAENVDLEGTLAIALRLHPQTRTVAVITDITPSGQANLARFRRIMPYFRDRVDFLMLDGLNAPDLEKALANLPPHSIVLNLLFFRDAGGCILTTAQSNRLITRNSKYPVYAPWDFLVNGGVVGGHVVSGKRQGQEAARLALRILDGQEPRHIFPITQSPNLYMFDDRALQHFGIDRHQLPQDSIILNDMSSELSAHKRQVTIALLIAGVFLCLSCTLTLMIMRYKKTLQALRQSEGTLKAMLESIADPIHMVDRDLNILWANDIAKQLFGKNLVGQKCYAALHRSPTPCDPMCHAIKAFSDGHAHSSENLFFDINDEERCFLVTANVASTDSQGQPSAVLTISRDVTEIKKTQQQFHQAKWSIDASLTPMLMADLQGRLTYANQAALDLWGYAGEEEVLGKNIVEFQEDPQRTRIIMEILKARGVWRGEGRGKQKNGNGFDVELQAQVVKDQNGGPLSILASAIDITDKRKTELQIKKLAYFDSLTGLPNRTLLKDHMELALGQARRLNKFVAVLLLDLDNFKHINDTLGHATGDLLIRSVAERLRTECRTCDTLARWGGDEFVLLLTDLDDIQNTTSATEKFMALLTERPFATSECDINTTASIGIALYPQDGQDPETLLKRADTAMYEAKKNGRNGYHFFSLQLAEQAERRHRMEINLRSALKEGEMQLVYQPQIDLGKVRITGMEALLRWQSPEEGTISPARFIPLAEETGLIYPLGEWVLQQACRQGAIWQKTEASPLCVAVNLSAKQFHQPDLAKNIKKILRETGLSPHLLELEITESVFLENMEAAIEALTELKKLGVQFSIDDFGTGYSSLSYLKKLPIDRIKIAQEFVRDIDTDDGDKAIIKATIAMAKSLGMKLIAEGVENHQQLAFLLLHGCHAMQGYYFAKPMPAQEVPSFIHSETCFKLALQE from the coding sequence ATGAGGGTTGCCTTCGCCCTGGCGGCCTTATGCTTGCTTGCGATCCCTTGCGCCGCAAGCAACATCCTGATACTGCATTCCTACCACCGCGGTTATGCCTGGACCGACAGCATCAAGGCGGGGATGGAGGAAATCCTCAAAAAAGAGGTTCCCGAAGCGGAACTTTTTGTGGAAAACCTGGACACCAAACGCCATCCGCCCGAACAGATTTTCGAGCGCCTGAAACAATTCCTTTCCAAAAAATACGCCGGAAAAATTTTCGACATTATTTTGTGTTCGGATGATAATGCCCTCGATTTTCTCATGGCTTACCGGCAGGAGTTGTTTCCCGGCGTGCCGGTGGTTTTCTGCGGTATCAACGATTTTGACACTGCACGCATCGCCGACCACCAGGACATCACCGGAGTGGCGGAAAATGTCGACCTGGAAGGAACCCTGGCCATCGCGCTGCGCCTGCATCCGCAGACCCGCACAGTCGCCGTCATAACGGACATCACCCCCTCCGGCCAGGCCAATCTGGCCAGGTTCCGCAGGATCATGCCCTATTTTCGAGACAGGGTGGATTTCCTGATGCTCGACGGCCTTAACGCCCCGGATCTGGAAAAAGCCCTGGCAAACCTGCCTCCTCACAGCATCGTATTGAATTTGTTGTTTTTTCGCGATGCCGGCGGATGCATTCTTACCACAGCGCAAAGCAACCGCCTGATCACCCGAAACAGCAAATACCCCGTTTATGCGCCCTGGGATTTTCTGGTCAACGGGGGAGTTGTCGGAGGTCATGTGGTCAGCGGCAAACGGCAGGGGCAGGAGGCGGCACGTCTGGCCCTGCGCATTCTGGACGGACAGGAACCGCGCCATATCTTTCCCATCACTCAAAGCCCCAATCTCTACATGTTCGACGACAGGGCTCTGCAACATTTCGGCATCGATCGGCACCAACTGCCCCAGGACAGCATTATCCTCAACGATATGTCTTCCGAACTTTCGGCTCACAAACGGCAGGTCACTATCGCCCTGCTCATCGCCGGCGTTTTTCTGTGCCTCAGCTGCACCCTTACCCTGATGATCATGCGTTATAAAAAAACGCTTCAGGCATTGCGCCAGAGCGAGGGCACCCTTAAAGCCATGCTGGAGAGTATTGCCGATCCTATCCACATGGTAGACAGGGATCTGAACATCCTCTGGGCCAATGATATCGCAAAGCAACTATTCGGAAAGAACCTTGTCGGACAGAAATGTTACGCGGCTTTGCACCGCAGTCCGACCCCTTGCGATCCGATGTGTCATGCGATCAAAGCCTTCAGCGACGGACATGCCCATAGCAGCGAGAACCTGTTTTTCGACATCAACGACGAAGAACGCTGTTTCCTGGTGACAGCCAATGTCGCCTCCACAGACAGCCAGGGCCAGCCCTCGGCAGTTTTGACCATCTCCCGGGATGTGACCGAAATCAAAAAAACCCAGCAGCAATTTCACCAGGCCAAATGGTCCATCGACGCTTCGCTGACGCCTATGCTCATGGCCGATTTACAGGGCCGGCTGACCTATGCCAATCAGGCGGCCCTTGACCTATGGGGCTATGCTGGCGAGGAGGAGGTACTTGGCAAAAACATCGTGGAGTTTCAGGAAGATCCGCAAAGAACCCGGATAATTATGGAGATTCTCAAAGCCCGGGGAGTCTGGCGTGGCGAAGGGAGGGGAAAACAAAAAAACGGCAACGGTTTCGATGTGGAACTGCAGGCGCAGGTGGTTAAAGACCAGAATGGAGGGCCCTTATCCATCCTGGCATCGGCCATCGACATTACCGATAAAAGAAAAACCGAACTGCAGATCAAGAAACTGGCGTACTTCGACAGTCTGACAGGGCTTCCCAACCGAACCTTGCTTAAGGATCATATGGAACTGGCTCTCGGACAGGCCCGGCGACTCAATAAATTCGTCGCGGTGCTGCTGCTGGACCTGGACAACTTCAAGCACATCAACGACACCCTTGGCCATGCGACAGGGGACCTGTTGATTCGATCCGTAGCCGAAAGATTGCGTACCGAATGCCGCACCTGCGACACTCTGGCCCGATGGGGCGGAGATGAATTCGTGCTGTTGCTGACCGACCTGGACGACATACAGAACACCACCAGCGCAACGGAAAAATTTATGGCGTTGTTAACCGAAAGACCTTTCGCGACGAGCGAATGCGATATCAATACCACCGCCAGCATCGGTATCGCCCTTTACCCGCAGGACGGTCAGGATCCCGAAACCCTCCTCAAGCGCGCGGATACCGCCATGTACGAGGCCAAGAAAAACGGTCGCAACGGTTACCACTTTTTCTCCCTGCAACTGGCGGAACAGGCGGAACGACGTCACCGCATGGAAATCAACCTTCGAAGTGCCCTGAAGGAAGGAGAAATGCAGCTCGTCTACCAGCCGCAAATCGATCTGGGAAAAGTCAGAATCACCGGCATGGAAGCCCTGCTGCGATGGCAAAGCCCCGAGGAAGGCACAATTTCACCGGCTCGCTTTATTCCCCTGGCGGAGGAGACCGGACTCATCTATCCCCTGGGCGAGTGGGTCCTGCAGCAGGCCTGCCGTCAGGGAGCCATCTGGCAAAAGACCGAAGCGTCGCCGCTGTGCGTTGCGGTCAACCTCTCCGCCAAACAGTTCCACCAGCCCGACCTGGCCAAAAACATCAAAAAAATACTGCGGGAAACCGGCCTGAGCCCCCATCTGCTGGAACTGGAAATTACCGAAAGCGTCTTTCTGGAAAACATGGAAGCCGCCATCGAGGCCCTTACCGAACTGAAGAAGCTCGGCGTTCAGTTTTCCATCGATGATTTCGGTACCGGCTATTCCTCGTTGAGCTATCTGAAAAAACTCCCCATAGACCGCATTAAAATCGCGCAGGAATTCGTCCGCGATATCGATACGGACGACGGCGACAAGGCCATTATCAAAGCGACCATCGCCATGGCCAAAAGCCTTGGGATGAAACTTATTGCCGAGGGCGTCGAAAACCATCAGCAACTTGCGTTCTTGCTGTTGCACGGCTGTCATGCCATGCAGGGGTACTACTTCGCCAAACCGATGCCCGCCCAAGAAGTACCATCTTTCATCCATTCGGAAACCTGCTTCAAGTTGGCACTGCAGGAATAG
- a CDS encoding LysE family transporter encodes MFLSELITVLVVGWFVVVTPGPNMAIVIKNSIFHSRSHGVFTAVGLLLGNIVHISYCLAGIGLLISQSMFAFNLIKWLGAGYLVYLGIRALKSNKQEIVERIDIASRANYWVSMRSGFFTDLLNPKATLFYLALFTQIIRPDTPAWARVTYGISIAFLEFLCFVVLSMIIGHSLVVKRFEKISHLIERFTGLVLVGLGIRVAFSD; translated from the coding sequence ATGTTTCTTAGTGAATTGATTACAGTTCTGGTTGTCGGTTGGTTCGTAGTGGTTACTCCCGGACCCAATATGGCGATAGTTATTAAAAACAGCATTTTTCATTCTCGATCTCATGGGGTCTTTACTGCAGTCGGTCTCCTACTGGGAAACATTGTCCATATCTCATATTGTCTTGCTGGGATTGGATTACTAATAAGTCAGTCAATGTTTGCCTTTAATTTAATAAAATGGCTAGGTGCGGGCTACCTTGTTTATCTCGGTATCAGGGCCTTGAAATCGAATAAACAGGAAATAGTTGAAAGAATTGATATAGCATCAAGGGCCAATTATTGGGTATCTATGCGATCAGGGTTTTTCACAGACTTACTCAATCCCAAAGCCACACTGTTTTACCTTGCCCTTTTCACCCAAATCATAAGGCCGGATACTCCTGCCTGGGCCCGGGTTACATACGGCATATCCATTGCTTTTCTGGAGTTCCTTTGCTTCGTGGTACTTTCAATGATTATTGGGCATAGTCTGGTTGTGAAACGTTTTGAAAAAATTAGTCATTTGATTGAACGTTTTACTGGGCTGGTATTGGTTGGTTTGGGTATTCGTGTTGCGTTTTCTGATTAA
- a CDS encoding 4Fe-4S binding protein, producing MESSGTQHISSGPHNCLTCTKGLPTPFAACELQALTRKYGITESRFEQTTVRKPEDDSSAVIYHDPNKCILCGRCVRACEEIAGLSNLGFVNRGEKTMVVAGLNKELDQSACVTCMACTSVCPTGALSEKVVHFSGENWDSVRVLPA from the coding sequence ATGGAATCATCCGGGACCCAACACATATCTTCCGGCCCTCATAATTGCCTTACCTGTACAAAAGGACTTCCCACGCCTTTCGCTGCCTGTGAATTGCAGGCCTTGACAAGGAAGTACGGTATTACTGAAAGTCGGTTTGAACAGACTACGGTAAGGAAACCGGAGGATGATTCCAGTGCCGTAATTTATCACGATCCCAATAAATGCATCCTGTGCGGTAGATGTGTCCGGGCCTGTGAAGAAATTGCGGGGCTCTCCAATCTGGGATTTGTGAACCGGGGAGAGAAAACCATGGTTGTTGCCGGGTTGAACAAGGAACTCGATCAGAGTGCCTGTGTCACTTGTATGGCATGTACCAGCGTTTGTCCTACCGGTGCCTTGAGTGAAAAAGTCGTGCATTTCTCAGGAGAAAACTGGGATTCCGTACGAGTTTTGCCGGCTTAA
- a CDS encoding transporter yields the protein MLATRNKAFFLVLVATFLLVGGFGKVTQSSAAEAVIPYSTIGSNEYQFPMDFDKPINLLLSYNVWQNTTDNFGPDGEDMSILVSANKFARLFKIDGLENVGFLWEVVLGYAGIGVENGNNINGMIDPQTGIVAWIKPTENWTTALEYWLHVPLGSSELSDGAVSHTFAWLNGHKWGKFCLDWDLGYKVRGDQRKGGARAEQGSSFFGNAVLTYNHNAWFGPFLHVDYEAAGHGKDKDTGATVASYDRLQLGIGNTTKITDRLVFAYWYSRGIAGRNVARGNAVYGRFIWSF from the coding sequence ATGTTGGCAACAAGAAATAAAGCTTTTTTTCTGGTTTTGGTTGCGACATTTTTACTTGTCGGCGGATTTGGCAAAGTAACTCAGTCGTCTGCAGCTGAAGCTGTTATCCCTTACAGTACGATAGGTTCAAACGAGTACCAGTTCCCGATGGATTTCGATAAGCCCATCAATCTTCTTCTGTCCTACAACGTCTGGCAAAATACCACGGATAATTTCGGGCCTGACGGTGAGGATATGAGTATCCTGGTCTCCGCAAATAAGTTCGCGCGTCTTTTTAAAATCGATGGTCTCGAGAATGTTGGATTTTTGTGGGAAGTGGTTCTCGGTTATGCCGGAATCGGGGTTGAAAACGGAAACAATATAAACGGCATGATCGATCCCCAAACCGGTATTGTTGCGTGGATCAAGCCCACAGAGAATTGGACCACCGCTCTTGAATACTGGCTGCATGTTCCCTTGGGGTCCAGCGAACTTTCGGATGGAGCCGTTTCGCATACTTTTGCATGGCTGAACGGCCATAAATGGGGAAAATTCTGCCTCGACTGGGACCTTGGATACAAGGTTCGCGGTGATCAGCGTAAAGGCGGTGCGAGGGCTGAACAGGGGAGCTCGTTTTTTGGGAACGCGGTTCTTACCTATAATCACAACGCCTGGTTCGGACCTTTCCTGCATGTCGATTATGAGGCGGCGGGCCACGGAAAAGATAAAGACACCGGAGCAACTGTCGCTTCTTACGATCGGTTGCAGCTCGGTATCGGTAACACCACAAAGATCACGGATCGCCTGGTATTCGCCTACTGGTACAGCAGGGGGATTGCCGGAAGAAATGTTGCCCGTGGCAATGCTGTTTACGGCCGATTCATCTGGAGTTTCTAG
- the gnd gene encoding decarboxylating NADP(+)-dependent phosphogluconate dehydrogenase, whose translation MNKADIGLVGLAVMGQNLALNLQDHGYRVAVYNRTTARTEEFLAGPEADNTLVGCYSPADLAASLSRPRVILLMVKAGQAVDDTLELLHPYLDAGDIVIDGGNSHPDDTRRRVAALAERNLLFVGCGISGGEEGARRGPSLMPGGNALAWPHIRPILEAIAARVGDQPCCRWIGPDGAGHFVKMVHNGIEYGDLQLIGEAYQLLRFGLEMPADRLAALFDRWNHGPLNSYLIEITARILSVRDAEGLPLIDSILDTAGQKGTGRWTSVEALKLGTPLTAINEAVCARYLSARREERVMASNRLATDARPAGKADDHSIQAVHDALYAAKIISYAQGFMLLKDAAKAFDWDLDFEGIALIWRGGCIIRSVFLNDIAAAYRDDGGLENLLLAPFFTGQLRKTDTGWRQAVILGVKLGIPLPGLSSALAFFDGYRCSRLPANLLQAQRDYFGAHTYERTDRPRGMFFHTDWSSHNAPSKDQHD comes from the coding sequence ATGAACAAAGCGGATATCGGCCTTGTCGGCCTGGCTGTCATGGGGCAGAACCTTGCCCTGAACCTTCAGGACCACGGTTATCGGGTGGCGGTCTATAACCGCACCACCGCCAGAACCGAAGAATTCCTTGCCGGCCCGGAGGCTGACAACACCCTCGTCGGCTGCTATTCCCCGGCAGACCTGGCGGCTTCGCTGTCGCGACCACGCGTGATCCTGTTGATGGTCAAGGCGGGCCAGGCGGTCGACGATACCCTTGAACTGTTACACCCCTATCTGGACGCCGGCGATATCGTTATCGACGGCGGCAATTCCCATCCCGACGACACCCGCCGGCGGGTAGCCGCACTGGCTGAACGGAACCTGCTGTTTGTCGGCTGCGGCATTTCCGGCGGCGAGGAAGGCGCCCGGCGCGGGCCATCCCTGATGCCGGGCGGCAACGCCTTGGCCTGGCCCCACATCCGCCCGATCCTCGAAGCCATCGCCGCCAGAGTCGGGGACCAGCCGTGCTGCCGCTGGATCGGTCCGGACGGTGCCGGCCATTTCGTCAAGATGGTGCACAACGGCATCGAATATGGCGACCTGCAGTTGATCGGCGAGGCCTATCAGCTGCTGCGGTTCGGTCTGGAAATGCCTGCGGATCGACTGGCCGCATTGTTCGATCGCTGGAACCACGGTCCGCTCAACTCCTACCTGATCGAAATCACCGCGCGCATCCTGAGCGTGCGCGATGCCGAGGGCTTGCCGCTCATCGACAGCATTTTGGATACCGCCGGTCAGAAAGGCACCGGCCGATGGACAAGTGTCGAAGCCCTGAAACTGGGCACTCCCCTGACCGCTATCAACGAAGCCGTATGCGCCCGCTACCTGTCGGCCCGCCGCGAGGAACGGGTGATGGCCTCGAATCGGCTGGCGACGGATGCCCGACCGGCGGGCAAGGCGGACGACCACTCCATCCAGGCGGTTCACGATGCCTTGTACGCCGCAAAAATCATCTCTTACGCCCAGGGCTTCATGCTCTTAAAAGACGCCGCCAAGGCCTTTGACTGGGATCTCGATTTTGAAGGTATCGCCCTTATCTGGCGTGGCGGCTGCATCATCCGCAGCGTTTTTCTCAACGATATCGCTGCAGCCTATAGAGACGATGGCGGGCTGGAAAACCTGCTGCTGGCGCCTTTTTTCACCGGTCAGTTGCGTAAAACCGATACCGGCTGGCGGCAGGCGGTGATTCTGGGAGTGAAGCTGGGCATCCCTTTACCCGGATTGTCATCCGCCCTGGCTTTCTTCGACGGTTACCGCTGTTCCCGGTTGCCAGCCAACCTGCTGCAGGCTCAGCGGGATTACTTCGGTGCCCACACCTATGAGCGGACAGACCGGCCGCGCGGCATGTTCTTTCACACCGACTGGAGTTCTCACAACGCCCCTTCCAAGGACCAACATGACTGA
- the zwf gene encoding glucose-6-phosphate dehydrogenase, with protein MTEACTFVIFGATGDLARNKLLPALYHLHAAGRLNRDTRILASGRRHQDREAWLAETRSDLASSVRGGLSEEVFSRFADRTDYIRGDLNDAQFYELLHQKLSEKQAYPTDIAFYMALSPADYAGVIEKLDQVGLLEETKGWRRVVIEKPFGKDLQSAGQLQSQLARHLHEEQIFRIDHYLGKETVRNILVFRFGNALMEPLWNRNTIDHIQIIHAEPQGIGKRGATYENSGALRDMVQSHLLQLLTFVAMESPISMAADALHAEKLKVLKSIRPIPADRVNECAVRGQYAAGTVQGQSVVDYRCEQNVAADSRTETFAALKLHIDNWRWAGVPFLLRTGKRMAEKQALVAICFKKPPQQFFRASHVHCEASNWLLIGIQPHECMRLEMTVKAPGEALDTRQTSLDASFRRADETVNDAYEDLLLDIINGDRSLFLSYEEVQQAWRIVDPVLQAWEKPENDLHLYPAGSWGPAAADALFEEPCRFWRNTLEPCGCGMGKS; from the coding sequence ATGACTGAAGCCTGTACCTTTGTAATTTTCGGTGCCACCGGCGACCTGGCCCGCAACAAACTGCTGCCGGCTCTCTACCACCTGCACGCTGCCGGCCGCCTCAACCGGGATACGCGCATCCTCGCCAGCGGGCGCCGCCATCAGGACCGGGAGGCCTGGTTGGCCGAGACGCGCTCCGACCTGGCAAGCTCCGTGCGCGGCGGCCTCAGCGAAGAGGTTTTTTCCCGGTTTGCCGACCGCACCGACTATATCCGCGGCGATCTCAACGATGCGCAATTCTATGAACTGCTGCACCAAAAACTGTCGGAAAAGCAGGCTTATCCGACCGATATCGCCTTTTACATGGCGTTGAGCCCAGCCGATTATGCCGGTGTCATCGAAAAACTGGATCAAGTCGGACTGCTGGAGGAGACCAAAGGCTGGCGGCGCGTGGTCATCGAAAAACCCTTCGGCAAGGATCTGCAAAGCGCCGGCCAGCTGCAATCGCAGCTCGCCCGGCACCTGCACGAAGAGCAGATCTTTCGCATCGATCATTACCTCGGCAAGGAAACGGTGCGCAACATCCTGGTCTTCCGTTTCGGCAATGCGTTGATGGAACCGCTCTGGAACCGCAACACCATCGACCATATCCAGATTATTCATGCCGAGCCGCAAGGCATAGGCAAGCGCGGGGCGACTTACGAGAACTCAGGTGCCCTGCGCGATATGGTGCAGAGCCATTTGCTGCAGCTGCTCACCTTTGTCGCCATGGAATCGCCCATTTCCATGGCAGCCGATGCCCTGCACGCCGAAAAGCTCAAGGTCCTCAAATCGATCCGCCCGATTCCCGCCGACCGGGTGAATGAGTGTGCGGTACGCGGCCAGTATGCCGCGGGTACCGTACAGGGACAGAGCGTCGTCGATTACCGCTGCGAACAAAATGTCGCCGCCGACAGTCGCACGGAGACGTTTGCCGCTCTCAAGCTGCATATCGACAACTGGCGCTGGGCCGGTGTGCCCTTTTTGCTGCGTACCGGCAAGCGGATGGCGGAAAAACAAGCCCTGGTGGCCATCTGTTTCAAAAAACCGCCCCAGCAGTTTTTCCGTGCCAGCCATGTCCATTGCGAAGCCTCCAACTGGCTTCTGATCGGCATCCAGCCCCACGAATGCATGCGCCTGGAAATGACCGTCAAGGCCCCGGGCGAAGCCCTGGACACCCGTCAGACCAGTCTCGACGCCAGTTTTCGCCGGGCTGACGAAACCGTCAACGATGCCTACGAAGATCTGTTGCTGGATATTATAAACGGTGACCGCTCGCTGTTTTTGAGTTATGAAGAAGTTCAACAGGCCTGGCGCATCGTCGACCCTGTCCTGCAGGCGTGGGAAAAACCGGAAAACGATCTGCATCTCTACCCTGCCGGCTCCTGGGGACCGGCCGCTGCCGATGCCTTATTTGAAGAGCCCTGCCGGTTCTGGCGCAATACGCTGGAGCCTTGCGGGTGCGGGATGGGAAAATCGTAA
- a CDS encoding Lin0512 family protein — protein MPYKRYVVELGYGADLHGTDPTKAAKRAVKDAISRSCLCGLFDIVGISDPEEMHVAVKIGCPKPQDIVAEKVLAEIPFGTKELEVVEGGLLTRGVEVPALGNGDNILVAIASLTVSVNIE, from the coding sequence ATGCCTTACAAAAGATATGTTGTTGAACTTGGATATGGAGCGGATCTGCACGGAACCGATCCGACAAAAGCAGCCAAAAGGGCTGTAAAGGATGCCATTTCGCGCAGTTGCCTGTGCGGTCTGTTCGACATTGTCGGCATCAGCGATCCCGAAGAGATGCATGTGGCGGTAAAAATAGGCTGCCCGAAGCCCCAGGATATCGTAGCTGAAAAAGTCCTTGCGGAAATCCCCTTCGGCACCAAAGAGCTTGAAGTCGTCGAAGGGGGGCTTCTTACCCGGGGGGTCGAAGTACCGGCCCTGGGAAACGGAGACAACATCCTCGTTGCGATCGCTTCTCTGACGGTTTCTGTGAATATTGAGTGA
- the pgl gene encoding 6-phosphogluconolactonase, which translates to MTNKHTTTWHRLADAAAVARNAADRILAAASEAIDRQGVFRLVLAGGRTPQATYRLLRNADADWSRWQIYFGDERCLPPGHTDRNSSMAATAWLDHVRMRRQQIHVIPAELGPTEGARLYDPVVAAALPFDLVLLGLGEDGHTASLFPGHPQQREKLVIPVTGAPKPPAQRVSLSAKALNQSRQILVLVTGKEKRPAVKNWQAGKTLPVNRISPRENLTVLLDADADIDTEH; encoded by the coding sequence ATGACAAACAAACACACCACAACCTGGCATCGCCTGGCCGATGCCGCTGCCGTGGCCCGCAACGCGGCGGACCGGATATTGGCGGCGGCTTCCGAAGCCATTGACCGACAGGGCGTTTTTCGCCTGGTGCTGGCCGGAGGGCGCACACCGCAAGCCACCTACCGGTTGCTGCGCAATGCCGATGCGGACTGGTCGCGCTGGCAGATTTATTTCGGCGATGAGCGCTGTCTGCCCCCCGGCCATACCGATCGCAACAGCAGCATGGCCGCCACAGCCTGGCTTGATCATGTGAGAATGAGACGGCAGCAGATTCATGTGATCCCGGCAGAACTGGGGCCGACCGAAGGCGCGCGCCTTTACGATCCCGTGGTTGCCGCCGCCCTGCCCTTCGACCTGGTTCTCCTCGGCTTGGGGGAAGACGGGCATACGGCCAGCCTGTTCCCCGGGCACCCTCAGCAACGCGAAAAACTCGTTATCCCCGTAACCGGGGCACCCAAACCGCCTGCGCAAAGAGTGAGTCTTAGTGCCAAGGCCCTGAACCAGTCTCGGCAGATACTGGTACTGGTGACCGGTAAAGAGAAACGGCCTGCCGTGAAAAACTGGCAGGCGGGAAAGACGCTCCCCGTAAACCGGATAAGTCCTCGGGAAAATCTCACGGTCCTTCTGGACGCCGACGCCGACATCGACACTGAACATTAA
- a CDS encoding ABC transporter permease: MDFLFDSLKTALALIFSFNPEVYITVWTSLYVSTIAIVFATIAGVPAGVAIGLGRFPGRRIVITLLNTLMALPTVVVGLVVYAFLSRMGPLGRFGLLFTPTAMIIGQIILATPIIANYTLGALSASDSRIMPTALTLGASTTRGTMVLLQEIRFGVVAAIIAGFGRIIAEVGVAMMLGGNIRGVTRTMTTAIALETSKGEFAFGLALGIFLLSVALLINMFLNFLQQR, translated from the coding sequence GTGGACTTTTTGTTCGATTCCCTTAAAACCGCACTGGCGTTGATCTTTTCATTCAACCCGGAAGTCTACATCACGGTCTGGACCTCCCTGTACGTTTCGACCATCGCCATCGTCTTCGCCACCATTGCCGGCGTGCCGGCGGGAGTTGCCATCGGCCTGGGGCGCTTTCCGGGACGCCGCATCGTGATCACATTGCTCAACACCCTCATGGCCCTGCCCACGGTGGTGGTCGGCCTGGTGGTGTACGCATTTTTGAGCCGCATGGGGCCATTGGGGCGATTCGGCCTGCTGTTCACGCCTACCGCCATGATCATCGGCCAGATCATCCTGGCCACACCGATCATCGCCAACTATACCCTCGGCGCCCTGAGCGCCTCGGACAGCCGCATCATGCCGACCGCCCTGACCCTTGGCGCCAGCACCACCCGCGGCACCATGGTCCTGCTGCAGGAGATCCGTTTCGGGGTCGTCGCCGCCATCATTGCCGGTTTCGGACGGATTATCGCCGAAGTCGGCGTCGCCATGATGCTCGGCGGCAACATCCGCGGTGTCACCCGCACCATGACCACCGCCATCGCCCTGGAAACCAGCAAAGGGGAGTTCGCCTTCGGCCTGGCCCTCGGCATCTTCCTGCTGTCGGTTGCGTTGCTGATCAACATGTTTTTGAACTTCTTGCAACAGAGGTAA
- a CDS encoding energy-coupling factor ABC transporter ATP-binding protein, translating to MTPFLSLNSIEMRYNNHVALQLEELEFEPQKIYSLVGSNGCGKSTLLQIIALLLKPTCGQMIFEGQKVVWKKHDLQQMRLNITLVHQSPYLFSRSVRHNIAYGLKLRGIHAKEQHQLVHEALEIVGLDGFGRRNARELSGGEQQRVAIARALVLRPRLLLLDEPTSNMDRASIDAFDQLLPTLVDQGMTIIQATHSPDQPERLRSTIIRMEDGRLL from the coding sequence GTGACGCCCTTTTTATCGTTAAACTCCATCGAAATGCGTTACAACAACCATGTGGCTTTACAGCTCGAAGAACTCGAGTTCGAACCACAGAAGATCTATTCCCTGGTCGGATCCAACGGTTGCGGCAAAAGCACCCTGCTGCAGATCATCGCCCTGCTGCTCAAACCGACCTGCGGCCAGATGATATTCGAGGGCCAGAAGGTTGTCTGGAAAAAACACGATCTTCAGCAGATGCGCCTGAATATCACCCTGGTGCACCAGTCCCCCTACCTGTTCAGCCGTTCGGTGCGCCACAACATCGCCTACGGTCTGAAACTGCGCGGCATACACGCTAAGGAACAACACCAGTTGGTTCATGAAGCGCTTGAAATCGTCGGCCTTGACGGCTTCGGCCGGCGTAACGCCCGGGAGCTGTCCGGCGGCGAACAACAGCGTGTAGCCATCGCCCGCGCACTGGTACTGCGCCCCCGCCTGCTGCTACTGGACGAACCGACCTCCAACATGGACCGGGCCAGCATCGATGCCTTTGATCAACTGCTGCCGACCCTGGTCGACCAGGGCATGACCATCATCCAGGCCACCCACTCCCCGGATCAACCGGAAAGGCTGCGCAGCACCATCATCCGCATGGAAGACGGTCGTTTGCTCTGA